The Xiphophorus hellerii strain 12219 chromosome 22, Xiphophorus_hellerii-4.1, whole genome shotgun sequence genome has a window encoding:
- the cox5b2 gene encoding cytochrome c oxidase subunit 5B2: MAARLLLRTCPLRVLQLRGGTAARPLQRAMASAGGIPTDEEQATGLERRTLQALKQGKDPYSILKPKQYTGTKTDPHIVPSIGNKRLVGCLCEEDNTAIVWFWLHEGEPQRCPECGSHYKLVHHELPH, translated from the exons ATGGCGGCCCGCCTTCTTCTCCGCACCTGCCCGCTGAGAGTCCTCCAGCTGAGGGGAGGCACCGCGGCGAGGCCGCTGCAGCGAGCCATGGCCTCTGCTGGGg GAATCCCAACAGATGAGGAGCAGGCGACTGGACTGGAGCGACGCACCCTGCAGGCCCTCAAACAAGGAAAG GATCCCTACAGCATCCTGAAGCCCAAACAGTACACCGGCACCAAGACAGACCCTCACATCGTCCCCAGTATTGGAAACAAGAGGCTGGTCGGCTGTCTCT GTGAGGAAGACAACACTGCTATCGTGTGGTTCTGGCTCCATGAGGGAGAACCCCAGCGGTGTCCTGAATGTGGGTCCCACTACAAGCTGGTCCATCATGAACTGCCCCATTAG